A window from Podospora bellae-mahoneyi strain CBS 112042 chromosome 1 map unlocalized CBS112042p_1, whole genome shotgun sequence encodes these proteins:
- the SAM4 gene encoding AdoMet-homocysteine methyltransferase (EggNog:ENOG503NW28; COG:E), whose amino-acid sequence MSIRFQTPTMEGRKPRTIKFLDGGLGTTLETIHGVKFSESTPLWSSHLLLTDLQTLADCQMSFAKAGADVITTATYQVSIEGFKNTKTENWPNGVPLPNIGHFLKDAVSIARRAAGKVGGRVALSLGPYGATMIPSTEYTGHYDIEPSQDIVDKLFHWHSERYNLYVQVPKLLFDVSYIAFETIPRLDEILAIRRFLNADISGGVKLGPREFYHDIPVWISVLFPGDDDKMPDGTSVEDAVAAMMSKEFGSKTPQFVGINCTQVSKLDGLVRQFTKAVEKLVATRAVEKWPGLVLYPDGTKEGERYNTATKEWEISGEGFKKTAEDVSWERQLAMVVKEAYDTGGWSSFLIGGCCRTTPENIQRLTWAIRE is encoded by the exons ATGTCGATTCGTTTCCAGACGCCAACAATGGAGGGCCGTAAGCCTAGAACCATCAAATTCCTTGACGGTGGTCTTGGAACCACCCTCGAAACTATCCATGGCGTCAAGTTCTCCGAGTCCACGCCCCTCTGGTCCTCCCACCTTCTCTTGACAGACTTGCAAACCCTGGCGGACTGCCAGATGTCGTTTGCCAAAGCTGGTGCAGATGTCATCACAACCGCGACATACCAAGTGTCGATCGAGGGGTTCAAGAATACAAAGACAGAGAACTG GCCGAACGGTGTGCCCCTTCCCAACATAGGCCACTTCCTCAAAGATGCTGTCTCCATCGCCAGGAGGGCCGCCGGCAAGGTCGGTGGCCGAGTCGCTCTCAGCCTTGGACCGTATGGGGCTACGATGATACCTTCAACTGAGTACACCGGCCACTACGACATCGAGCCTTCCCAAGACATCGTCGATAAACTCTTTCATTGGCACAGCGAGCGGTACAACCTCTATGTTCAAGTCCCCAAACTGCTGTTCGATGTGTCTTACATTGCGTTCGAGACCATCCCTCGATTGGACGAGATACTAGCAATCAGGCGCTTTTTGAACGCGGACATCAGCGGGGGGGTAAAGCTAGGCCCGCGCGAGTTTTACCATGACATTCCTGTCTGGATCAGTGTTCTGTTCCCTGGCGATGACGACAAAATGCCGGATGGCACTAGTGTAGAAGACGCGGTAGCCGCTATGATGAGCAAAGAGTTTGGAAGTAAGACACCACAGTTTGTTGGGATCAACTGTACTCAAGTTTCCAAGCTCGACGGTCTAGTTCGACAGTTTACCAAGGCTGTGGAAAAGCTGGTCGCGACGAGGGCCGTGGAAAAATGGCCTGGTTTGGTATTGTATCCTGATGGCAcgaaggagggagagcggTACAATACTGCGACAAAGGAGTGGGAGATATCGGGGGAGGGTTTCAAGAAGACAGCGGAGGATGTATCATGGGAACGTCAGCTTGCTATGGTGGTCAAGGAGGCTTATGATACGGGGGGGTGGAGTTCATTCTTGATCGGTGGCTGCTGTAGAACTACGCCTGAAAATATCCAAAGGCTTACGTGGGCGATCCGTGAGTGA
- a CDS encoding uncharacterized protein (COG:S; EggNog:ENOG503P0EU): MEMPLVVHRHTTLTTPMPWQDFEPIGFHPDGLLRGVTSSLGSHSPTGTFPEVLSLGGSSGNGWTIRHLHTFHHLPCTHSREREGLITMSTSTCAAHRQRSYQSLFATHPSSSRLVTENQSRCVPTPPITSSRAMADL, translated from the coding sequence ATGGAGATGCCACTGGTGGTTCACCGCCACACAACATTGACGACCCCGATGCCCTGGCAGGATTTCGAGCCCATTGGTTTCCACCCCGACGGTCTTCTACGGGGTGTGACAAGCAGTCTGGGAAGCCATTCGCCAACGGGGACATTTCCGGAGGTTCTTTCGcttggcggcagcagcggtaATGGCTGGACAATCAGACATCTTCACACCTTCCATCACCTCCCGTGCACGCATtcgagggagagagagggtcTCATCACAATGTCCACATCAACTTGTGCCGCCCATCGCCAAAGATCGTACCAGAGTCTTTTTGCGACtcatccatcttcatcccGCCTTGTCACGGAAAATCAGTCTCGCTGCGTTCCCACacctcccatcacctcctctcGTGCAATGGCAGATCTATAG
- a CDS encoding uncharacterized protein (EggNog:ENOG503NZDP; COG:S), whose protein sequence is MSKCRYIRGDEGRSIQIRPALACSEILVKKQAGVPFQQLRYQTPSYGDSQQVDTMWSLEALFLAGLASGLTVVEHKPFMRKNIDPIVYPGQYVSHMHSFYGSDALTKDLPTTAELQKGCPSGENPNDLSVYWAPTLYYVNGNTHTEIYPATFKTYYENIDRAEIPFPRDLVMVAGNASAKSQTDVQENLNMITWWCDGNGPEDRNRRDRAALPLSTCSAHLQAILRFPDCVNPDKISEYTYAAAQGNKCPVGMKRIPSLRFSIRYNTRGAIPQGWNGVPPIKLACGEIGVGYCFHGDFINGWYDDAAKAMLQAKGQSFMRIDGAHGNGKTYSKCKAKDQDPNNGTSDYHKSLEMMGKGGHS, encoded by the exons ATGTCCAAGTGCCGATATATCAGGGGAGATGAGGGAAGAAGCATACAAATACGTCCAGCACTCGCCTGCTCTGAGATCCTCGTCAAGAAGCAAGCCGGAGTTCCCTTCCAACAACTTCGATATCAAACACCGTCATACGGAGACTCCCAGCAAGTTGATACTATGTGGTCCCTTGAAGCTCTATTCCTGGCTGGCCTTGCATCAGGCCTGACCGTGGTTGAGCATAAGCCCTTCATGCGCAAGAACATCGATCCGATTGTCTACCCCGGCCAATACGTCTCCCACATGCACTCCTTCTACGGCTCAGACGCCCTGACCAAAGACCTCCCTACAACAGCAGAACTACAAAAAGGATGTCCCTCCGGAGAGAACCCAAACGATCTTTCTGTCTACT GGGCACCAACCCTCTACTACGTCAACGGAAACACCCACACGGAAATCTACCCTGCCACCTTCAAAACCTACTACGAAAACATCGACCGCGCCGAgatccccttcccccgcGACCTCGTAATGGTAGCAGGCAACGCCTCTGCCAAATCCCAAACCGACGTCCAGGAAAACCTCAACATGATCACCTGGTGGTGCGACGGCAACGGCCCCGAAGATCGCAACCGGCGTGACCGCGCAGCCCTCCCGCTGTCGACTTGCTCGGCCCATCTACAGGCCATCCTCCGGTTCCCGGACTGCGTCAACCCCGACAAGATCTCCGAGTACACGTACGCCGCCGCCCAAGGGAACAAGTGCCCGGttgggatgaagaggataCCTAGCTTGCGGTTTTCGATCAGATATAATACCCGCGGGGCTATTCCTCAGGGGTGGAACGGAGTGCCGCCTATCAAGTTGGCTTGTGGGGAG ATTGGTGTTGGGTATTGCTTCCATGGCGACTTTATAAACGGCTGGTATGACGACGCGGCAAAGGCGATGTTGCAGGCGAAGGGACAGTCTTTTATGAGGATTGATGGTGCTCATGGGAATGGCAAGACCTACAGCAAGTGCAAGGCAAAGGACCAGGATCCCAACAATGGGACTAGTGACTATCACAAGAgtttggagatgatgggcaAGGGTGGGCATTCTTAG
- a CDS encoding uncharacterized protein (EggNog:ENOG503NXTA; COG:E; COG:Q), giving the protein MADTSLQKTLRIGVDVGGTNTDGVILDPSRANDPQTRGILAWHKAATTPDPSDGINKAVTTLFTSANISPEQVATVTIGTTHFVNAIVERDEARLSKVAVIRLSGPFSKHAPPCVDWPDDLREIILGYYALVKGGLEVDGELISDINENEILEHCEEIKKRGITSVVVNGVFSPIDTVERQEERAADIIRRQIPGCDVVCSKEVSNLGFLERENAALLNASILRFARKTIKSFQKPVRQLGIKCPVFITQNDGTVLSGEVASRFPIKTFSSGPTNSMRGAAFLVQGEHKANADGQGEGMMVVDIGGTTTDVGLLLPNGFPRQQAAYSDFSGVRMNFSCPDIKSIGLGGGSIVRKGDTFSIGPHSVGYKLTSESIVFGGKTLTATDCAVAANPALGIGTPELVQGALTQDEASIYETLVKKKLEKIIDTMKTSPADTAVVLVGGGAIIAPNQLRGASKVLKPEWSQVANAIGAAIARISAVVDTIRSTETQTVKQLLAEISDEAKAKVIAAGATAESVKIVEVEELPLQYVANKTRFVVRAAGDFDLSHTDIIAELSSEQESEQQETESEQPSQQAATGGQNKKQVGKEAHQVDISTYKPDVRNRVWHVNETDLSWISTGCYILGTGGGGSPYPHMILLRQLLRAGATVRVVSPEDVEDDAAVGCGGGAGSPTVSIEKLQGDEMMEAQNELYKICDDQATHMIALEIGGGNGLQGLTLGASSNMDLPCVDGDWMGRAYPTKWQTTPVVFNERQPIWSPICVADGNGNVVVMPKASSDRQVERIMRAALSNMGSQVAAAEPPVTGAEMKRWVVENTISQAWRIGRAVARARQENRLETIAESIIDECGGSASGKVLFKGKIVGVQRTLRMGHVYGECIIEGTDVSGSDYPTTGKGREQQFTGRIKIPFKNENIAAVKIHDGQEEGVLEKQEDVLAIVPDLICVIDAQNGEAIGTPEYRYGLLVMVIALAASDKWTGSERGIELGGPKAFGFGHLEYKPVGTFVKPVSVIDEFNASG; this is encoded by the exons ATGGCAGACACCTCTCTCCAGAAGACTCTCCGGAtaggtgttgatgttggaggcaCCAATACTGACGGCGTGATCCTCGATCCCTCGCGAGCCAACGACCCCCAGACTAGAGGCATCCTGGCATGGCATAAAGCAGCCACCACGCCCGATCCAAGCGATGGAATCAACAAAGCTGTCACCACCCTGTTTACCTCGGCCAACATCTCTCCCGAGCAAGTGGCAACTGTCACCATCGGCACAACACACTTCGTCAATGCCATCGTCGAGAGAGACGAGGCCCGTCTCAGCAAGGTGGCTGTCATTCGACTGTCAGGCCCCTTCTCAAAGCATGCCCCCCCTTGTGTAGACTGGCCCGACGATCTGAGGGAGATTATTCTGGGTTACTATGCCCTCGTCAAGGGAGGACTGGAGGTGGATGGCGAACTGATCAGTGACATCAACGAGAACGAGATTCTGGAACATTGCGAAGAAATCAAGAAAAGGGGCATCACCAGCGTTGTCGTCAACGGTGTTTTCAGTCCCATCGACACCGTGgaaagacaagaagagagAGCTGCCGACATCATCCGAAGGCAAATCCCTGGTTGCGATGTTGTCTGCTCGAAAGAGGTGTCCAATCTTGGTTTCCTTGAGAGAGAAAATGCTGCTTTGCTCAACGCTTCGATCCTCCGCTTTGCAAGGAAAACGATCAAGTCGTTCCAGAAACCAGTCAGACAACTAGGCATTAAGTGTCCTGTCTTCATTACCCAGAACGACGGGACGGTTTTGTCAGGCGAGGTGGCTTCCCGGTTCCCCATCAAGACTTTTAGCAGCGGGCCTACGAACAGCATGCGAGGGGCGGCCTTCCTTGTTCAAGGAGAGCACAAAGCAAACGCCGatggacaaggagaagggatgatggtggtggacatcGGTGGCACTACGACGGATGTTGGACTGCTGTTGCCGAACGGCTTCCCAAGACAACAGGCGGCCTATAGTGATTTTTCTGGTGTTAGGATG AACTTCTCCTGTCCCGACATCAAAAGCATCGGACTCGGTGGCGGCTCCATCGTTAGAAAAGGCGACACCTTCTCGATCGGCCCACACAGTGTCGGCTACAAGTTAACCAGCGAGTCTATCGTCTTTGGAGGAAAGACTCTCACAGCAACCGACTGTGCAGTTGCGGCCAATCCTGCTCTTGGCATCGGAACCCCTGAGCTGGTTCAGGGGGCACTTACACAGGACGAAGCCTCCATCTACGAGACTCTTGTAAAGAAGAAGCTTGAAAAGATCATCGACACAATGAAGACCTCCCCTGCGGATACTGCTGTGGTTCTCGTTGGAGGCGGTGCCATCATTGCCCCGAATCAGCTCCGTGGTGCCAGCAAGGTGCTCAAGCCGGAATGGTCCCAAGTTGCCAATGCTATCGGCGCAGCCATTGCCCGTATTAGTGCCGTCGTAGACACCATCAGGTCCACGGAAACCCAGACAGTCAAGCAATTGTTGGCAGAGATATCAGACGAGGCAAAGGCAAAGGTCATTGCCGCTGGCGCAACGGCTGAGTCGGTCAAGAttgtcgaggtggaggaactACCACTACAA TATGTAGCAAACAAGACCCGCTTCGTCGTCCGAGCTGCCGGCGATTTCGACCTGTCGCACACTGACATAATCGCCGAGCTATCGTCGGAGCAAGAATCTGAACAACAGGAGACCGAGTCAGAGCAACCATCCCAACAAGCCGCAACTGGTGGacaaaacaagaagcaaGTGGGTAAAGAGGCGCACCAAGTGGACATCTCAACCTACAAGCCAGACGTCCGTAACCGCGTCTGGCATGTTAACGAGACCGACTTGAGCTGGATCTCTACCGGCTGTTACATCCTCGGtaccggtggtggtggatctCCTTATCCACATATGATCCTACTTCGACAGCTGCTCCGAGCCGGGGCAACAGTGCGTGTCGTCAGCCCTGAGGATGTAGAAGATGACGCAGCtgttggttgtggaggtggcgCAGGAAGTCCAACTGTCAGCATCGAAAAGCTCCAAGGGGACGAGATGATGGAAGCTCAGAACGAGCTGTACAAGATCTGTGACGACCAGGCCACACACATGATTGCTCTTGAAATAGGGGGAGGGAATGGCCTTCAGGGTTTGACGCTGGGAGCAAGCAGCAATATGGATCTTCCTTGCGTGGACGGTGACTGGATGGGACGGGCCTACCCTACCAAGTGGCAGACTACGCCGGTGGTGTTTAACGAACGACAGCCTATCTGGTCTCCGATCTGTGTTGCTGATGGCAACGGCAATGTCGTCGTTATGCCCAAGGCCTCTTCGGATCGTCAAGTGGAGAGGATTATGAGAGCTGCTCTCAGTAATATGGGCTCTCAAGTTGCTGCAGCGGAGCCCCCTGTCACTGGTGCCgagatgaagagatgggtggtggagaacaCGATCTCGCAGGCATGGAGGATTGGAAGGGCTGTTGCAAGGGCCAGACAAGAAAATCGTCTTGAGACTATTGCAGAGAGCATCATTGACGAGTGCGGGGGTTCTGCGAGCGGCAAGGTCTTGTTTAAGGGCAAGATTGTTGGTGTGCAACGCACGCTGAGAATGGGTCATGTCTACGGAGAGTGCATCATTGAGGGAACTGATGTGTCTGGGTCGGACTATCCCACGACTGGGAAAGGAAGAGAGCAGCAATTCACTGGCCGTATCAAAATTCCATTCAAGAACGAAAACATTGCCGCTGTCAAGATTCACGATGGTCAAGAGGAGGGCGTTCTAGAGAAACAGGAAGATGTCCTGGCTATTGTCCCAGACTTGATTTGTGTTATTGATGCACAGAATGGGGAGGCTATCGGCACGCCCGAGTACAGATATGGACTGCTGGTCATGGTGATTGCCCTCGCGGCATCGGACAAGTGGACGGGTTCAGAAAGAGGCATAGAGCTTGGAGGTCCCAAGGCTTTTGGATTTGGGCATCTTGAATACAAACCAGTGGGCACGTTCGTCAAGCCTGTCAGTGTTATTGACGAGTTTAACGCATCGGGTTGA
- a CDS encoding uncharacterized protein (COG:P; EggNog:ENOG503NZGD): MHRIRTWARAKAHGPSPLTGTPPRTHAAEAVNERREGRRDRPAEDTSRNAFTSFWLTIRAILFSSIVNVLLIFVPVGFAVRFTHLPAGVVFGVNAVAIIPLASLLSHATESVASRMGDTVGALMNVTFGNAVELIIFIIALCKDQIRIVQASLVGSILANVLLILGMCFLLGGLRFREQIYNSTVTQTSASLLALSVMSLLIPTVFHASFSKILTADDKVLKISRGTSVILLLVYLLYLVFQLKSHSYLYESTPQHIIEMETRPGPAAHYFHSSSSLDEMDSDHNTSSDENREDEGIGRGRQLEALQLHGTGSAEDTHPDAVTDGHESAQGAPTHSHKKSKKSKHHHKRHHSKSHCDSGEQTQPSVRRVAFEEGPSLEAQPVTTSPRPLSLSFRQLPLFTPRQSGLNINNPSNLPPDCPRRARSLPLNRGPPTSSSVFDPSFRFSTANADPQLSTTSAPTTSPDDGRSTTTSKPPIWPPILVLLISTALISLQAEFMVSAITPLLASDTGLSEAFIGLILLPIVGNAAEHLTAVTVALKNKMDLAIGVAVGSSIQIALFVTPLVVILGWAMGKDMSLFFTLFETVCVVVSAFIVSFLVLDGRSNYLEGALLVAGYVMIAVAAFFYPDVAAANLLGGGEDELLNGGPVTGAG, encoded by the exons ATGC ATCGCATCCGAACTTGGGCGAGGGCAAAGGCCCATGGCCCTTCTCCCCTTACCGGGACACCCCCGAGGACCCATGCTGCCGAAGCTGTAAACGAACGAAGAGAAGGACGCCGAGATCGCCCAGCAGAAGACACCTCACGAAATGCCTTCACAAGCTTCTGGCTAACAATACGAGCTATCCTATTCTCGAGCATCGTCAATGTACTACTCATCTTTGTCCCAGTTGGGTTTGCTGTCC GTTTTACGCATTTGCCTGCAGGCGTGGTTTTCGGTGTCAACGCTGTTGCAATTATTCCACTCGCCAGTTTGCTCAGCCATGCGACGGAGAGTGTAGCCAGCCGAATGGGCGATACCGTGGGGGCTTTGATGAATGTCACCTTTGGCAATGCTGTCGAGCTGATCATTTTCAT AATCGCCCTCTGCAAGGATCAGATTCGAATCGTTCAAGCGTCGCTTGTGGGCTCGATATTGGCTAACGTCCTTCTGATCCTCGGCATgtgcttcctcctcggcggtctGCGGTTCCGGGAGCAAATCTACAACTCGACCGTCACGCAAACCAGTGCCTCGCTCTTGGCCTTGAGTGTGATGAGTCTGCTCATACCGACCGTTTTCCATGCCTCTTTCAGCAAGATCCTCACGGCAGACGACAAGGTCCTCAAGATCAGCAGGGGCACATCGGTGATCTTGCTGCTTGTTTATCTTCTCTACCTGGTATTTCAGTTGAAGTCACATTCCTACCTGTACGAGTCGACACCACAGCATATCATTGAGATGGAGACCAGGCCTGGACCGGCAGCGCACTATTTCCACTCGTCGAGCTCGTTGGATGAAATGGACAGCGACCACAATACTTCGAGCGACGAAAATAGGGAAGACGAGGGGATAGGGCGTGGAAGACAACTAGAGGCACTTCAACTTCATGGCACGGGATCGGCAGAAGACACCCACCCTGACGCTGTCACTGACGGGCACGAGTCGGCTCAAGGAGCTCCTACCCACTCCCACAAGAAGTCAAAGAAGTCGAAACATCACCACAAGCGACACCATTCCAAAAGCCATTGTGACTCTGGCGAGCAGACACAGCCATCGGTCCGCCGAGTGGCCTTTGAAGAGGGCCCCTCGCTGGAAGCACAACCTGTCACAACCTCGCCACGACCTCTGTCGTTGAGCTTTCGCCAATTACCTCTCTTCACACCCCGTCAGTCAGGACtgaacatcaacaacccctccaatcTCCCACCTGATTGCCCACGCCGCGCCCGTTCGCTCCCTCTGAACCGTGGccctcccacttcttcctctgtATTTGATCCCAGCTTCAGGTTTTCCACTGCCAATGCTGATCCCCAACTGTCAACTACCTCTGCCCCTACGACTTCTCCCGACGATGGTcggtccaccaccacctccaaacctccaaTCTGGCCTCCCATCCTTGTCCTGCTCATTTCAACGGCATTGATCTCCCTACAAGCAGAGTTTATGGTTTCAGCCATCACACCACTTTTGGCATCCGATACGGGCTTGTCAGAGGCGTTTATCGGGCTGATCCTGCTCCCAATTGTCGGCAACGCAGCAGAGCACTTGACAGCTGTCACAGTCGCtctcaagaacaagatggaTCTTGCTATTGGTGTTGCCGTTGGTTCGTCAATCCAGATTGCATTGTTTGTCACACCTCTCGTGGTAATACTAGGGTGGGCCATGGGCAAAGATATGAGTCTCTTCTTTACCTTGTTCGAAACGGTGTGCGTGGTTGTCTCGGCGTTCATTGTCAGCTTCCTCGTGCTGGATGGAAGAAGTAATTATCTCGAGGGAGCTCTCTTGGTTGCGGGCTATGTCATGATTGCGGTAGCGGCGTTTTTCTATCCAGATGTTGCTGCGGCGAATTtgctggggggtggggaggatgaatTGTTGAATGGGGGGCCGGTGACTGGGGCTGGGTGA
- a CDS encoding uncharacterized protein (EggNog:ENOG503PI3Q), translating to MGVPVVLATVAACGSIVTSIKSSWELRRMVKRKKEQHEADDEAPYVFRKLRQAYYDGLMTVPEYEQWYEKFLVAKVEKDLAGLRRIRAHLRIIENGAPITGNRRSRSVEPSRRRQSVTFAPTPQHPAYVDYRQPNRGNIEYYADPRARVGAHPDEFVRLERQSTYSRASSSDAQSRVSRSSSARHESRGRSRRRYDSSDSDSDDYYYEKRSYRGRSSNR from the exons ATGGGTGTCCCCGTCGTTTTGGCAACGGTTGCTGCGTGCGGTAGTATCGTGACGTCGATCAAGTCGAGCTGGGAGCTCCGGCGCATGgtcaagagaaagaaggagcagcatgaagctgatgatgaggcgCCCTATGTCTTTCGCAAGTTGCGCCAGGCGTACTATGATGGGCTTATGACGGTGCCCGAGTACGAGCAATGGTACGAGAAGTTCCTCGTGGCCAAGGTCGAAAAGGACT TGGCCGGCCTTCGCCGTATCCGCGCGCATCTCCGCATCATTGAGAACGGAGCGCCCATTACAGGCAATCGTCGATCGCGGTCGGTCGAACCAAGCAGGCGTCGGCAGTCTGTGACATTTGCACCGACTCCCCAGCATCCGGCCTATGTCGACTATCGACAGCCCAACCGTGGAAACATTGAGTACTATGCGGACCCACGCGCCAGGGTTGGCGCGCACCCTGATGAGTTTGTTCGACTGGAGCGGCAGTCGACGTACAGTCGTGCTTCGTCGTCGGACGCACAGTCGCGTGTCAGTCGGAGCTCATCAGCGCGGCATGAGTCTAGGGGtcgctcgaggaggaggtatgaTAGCAGTGATTCGGATAGTGACGACTACTACTATGAGAAGAGGAGCTATCGCGGTAGGAGCTCAAACCGGTAG
- the RSA4 gene encoding ribosome assembly (COG:S; EggNog:ENOG503NV28), translating into MATVAPPPSKRQKREEIERTTVQQDVSPLLATDLGSFKANFVDGDGNQMADVIEINFADASEKNVSALLNTMMGRDREEFTPYRFRIHIPGRDVIVDQYPTDLLGLLKKHGVNNPFETTITLSAEPQAVFRVQAVSRMAHKISGHGQPILCCQFSPLSSSRLATGSGDNTARIWNVDTGTPEKTLSGHTGWVMSVNWRPDGQQLATCSMDKTVRIWDPATGKSTAELKGHAKWVLGLAWEPYHLWRDGTPRLASCSKDGTARIWVVNTGRTEHVLSGHKSSITCVRWGGTGQIYTGSQDRTVRIWDSVKGTLVQSLTAHGHWINNIALSSDFVLRTGYLDHSKEVPETEEAKRAKAKERFEKAVKINGKVAERFVSASDDFTMYLWDPTNNGNKPVARLLGHQNKVNQCAFSPDGTMIASAGWDNHTKLWNARDGKFLTTLRGHVGPVFQCAWSADSRLLVTGSRDCTLKVWNVLKGALARDLPGHEDEVYAVDWAPRDGAKVASGGKDKAVRTWMN; encoded by the exons ATGGCCACTGtagccccccctccctcgaagaggcaaaagagagaagagattgAGCGCACCACCGTCCAGCAAGATGTTTCCCCTCTGCTTGCGACGGATCTCGGGTCCTTCAAGGCCAattttgttgatggtgatgggaacCAAATGGCCGATGTGATTGAGATCAACTTTGCCGATGCCTCCGAGAAGAATGTGTCTGCCTTGTTGAACACTATGATGGGGAGG GATCGTGAAGAATTCACGCCCTACCGCTTTCGCATCCACATCCCCGGAAGGGACGTCATTGTAGACCAATATCCCACAGATCTACTTGGACTCCTTAAAAAGCATGGCGTGAACAACCCCTTCGAAACgaccatcaccctctccgccgAGCCTCAGGCTGTTTTCAGGGTCCAGGCTGTCTCCCGTATGGCCCACAAGATCTCCGGCCACGGTCAACCTATCCTCTGCTGCCAgttctctcctctttcctctAGCCGCCTTGCCACAGGCAGCGGCGACAACACTGCGCGCATCTGGAATGTCGATACCGGTACACCCGAGAAGACGCTATCTGGGCATACAGGCTGGGTGATGAGTGTAAACTGGAGGCCAGATGGACAACAGCTGGCTACCTGCTCTATGGATAAGACTGTGCGGATATGGGACCCGGCGACTGGAAAGTCGACAGCCGAGCTCAAAGGGCATGCGAAGTGGGTCTTGGGATTGGCGTGGGAACCTTACCACT TGTGGCGTGATGGCACGCCTAGACTTGCCTCTTGCTCCAAAGACGGCACTGCCAGGATATGGGTCGTCAACACTGGCCGTACTGAGCATGTGCTGAGCGGTCACAAGAGCTCAATTACCTGCGTGAGATGGGGCGGGACAGGCCAG ATTTACACCGGCTCTCAAGACAGAACTGTTCGCATCTGGGATAGCGTAAAGGGCACCCTCGTCCAAAGTCTAACCGCCCACGGCCACTGGATCAACAACATTGCTCTCTCTAGCGACTTTGTCCTGAGAACAGGCTACCTAGACCACAGCAAGGAGGTCCCAGAGACAGAAGAAGCCAAGagggccaaggccaaggagagaTTCGAAAAGGCCGTCAAGATCAACGGCAAGGTTGCCGAGAGGTTTGTCTCAGCGAGCGACGATTTCACAATGTACCTCTGGGATCCAACCAACAACGGGAACAAACCGGTGGCCAGACTGTTAGGTCACCAAAACAAGGTCAATCAGTGTGCCTTCTCGCCAGATGGCACCATGATTGCCAGCGCCGGTTGGGACAACCATACT AAACTATGGAACGCCAGAGACGGCAAGTTCTTGACCACTCTCAGAGGCCACGTCGGTCCGGTGTTCCAATGCGCCTGGTCAGCCGACAGCCGCTTGCTTGTTACTGGTAGCAGAGACTGCACCCTCAAGGTGTGGAACGTTTTGAAGGGCGCGCTGGCGAGGGATCTGCCGGGCCACGAGGACGAGGTGTATGCTGTGGACTGGGCGCCGAGGGACGGAGCCAAGGTGGCGTCTGGTGGGAAAGATAAGGCTGTCAGGACATGGATGAACTag